A stretch of Ligilactobacillus faecis DNA encodes these proteins:
- a CDS encoding ComEC/Rec2 family competence protein, which translates to MTIFRATILLAVVGVSCLSFLVFKPTLVWIICLLLLALRLFFGRCFKVSAVVVGLMMIFYGRMLLFGQIIKEPLATKAIHYLLIYPDKVKIDGASFQTEAFDLQSGKKLLVTTYLHSYQEKRAFLNAQQAIVWRSKGIESKFESPTNENQFDQRSHYYARKIFTRFKVSEWQKVQVSLPLKQYFLIWVHQLRQEMVLHLKTLPKPLAEYGEALFLGIHEVSFLETLEALKQTGILYLFSLSGMHVFYLITFFRVVTKRICSERSRDLMLLFCLPFYGFLGGGSFSLVRAVLMNWILILGRCVRQKV; encoded by the coding sequence GTGACGATCTTTCGGGCAACGATCTTGTTAGCAGTTGTTGGAGTCAGTTGTTTAAGTTTTTTAGTTTTCAAACCAACTTTAGTTTGGATCATTTGTTTGCTTTTGTTAGCTTTACGCCTCTTTTTTGGTCGTTGTTTTAAAGTGAGTGCCGTTGTTGTAGGTTTAATGATGATTTTTTATGGGCGAATGCTTCTTTTTGGTCAAATTATCAAAGAACCACTAGCAACTAAAGCGATCCATTATCTTTTGATCTATCCTGATAAAGTTAAGATCGATGGTGCAAGTTTTCAAACGGAAGCATTTGACCTTCAAAGTGGAAAAAAGCTATTAGTAACGACCTATTTGCATTCTTATCAAGAAAAACGTGCATTTTTAAATGCTCAACAGGCGATAGTTTGGCGAAGTAAGGGGATAGAATCAAAATTTGAAAGTCCGACAAATGAAAATCAATTCGATCAACGTTCTCACTACTATGCTCGCAAAATATTTACTCGCTTTAAAGTGTCTGAGTGGCAGAAAGTCCAAGTCTCATTACCGTTAAAACAATATTTTTTGATCTGGGTGCATCAACTTCGCCAAGAAATGGTGCTGCATCTCAAAACTTTACCTAAACCATTAGCTGAATACGGCGAAGCATTATTTTTAGGGATCCACGAAGTGAGCTTTTTAGAGACGTTGGAGGCTTTAAAACAGACAGGGATATTATATTTATTTAGTTTATCGGGGATGCACGTCTTTTACTTGATCACCTTTTTTAGAGTGGTAACGAAAAGAATTTGCTCTGAAAGAAGCAGAGATCTCATGTTATTATTTTGTTTACCATTTTATGGCTTTTTAGGAGGTGGATCTTTTAGCTTAGTAAGAGCCGTTTTGATGAATTGGATACTTATTTTAGGTAGATGTGTTAGGCAAAAAGTTTGA
- a CDS encoding ComE operon protein 2 produces the protein MNQKRIPWDQYFMLQAVLLSLRSTCNRLAVGAILVRDQRIIAGGYNGSVAGDKHCIDDGCYMVDGHCLRTIHAEMNAILQCAKFGIPTEDAEIYVTDFPCLQCTKMLLQAGIKKIHYLRNYHNDPYAVSLLELKDVTVSQVKIDEKYMATTFIKELIDKGK, from the coding sequence ATGAACCAAAAGAGGATCCCGTGGGACCAATATTTCATGTTACAAGCGGTCCTATTGTCATTAAGGAGTACATGTAATCGTTTAGCAGTTGGAGCGATCTTAGTGCGTGATCAACGGATCATTGCTGGAGGATATAACGGCTCAGTTGCAGGTGATAAACATTGTATCGATGATGGGTGTTACATGGTCGATGGGCATTGCTTGCGAACGATCCATGCTGAGATGAACGCGATCTTACAGTGTGCTAAATTTGGTATTCCAACAGAAGATGCTGAGATCTATGTGACTGATTTTCCTTGTTTACAATGCACGAAAATGCTATTGCAGGCAGGGATCAAAAAGATCCATTATTTAAGAAACTATCATAACGATCCTTATGCAGTCTCACTTTTAGAGCTAAAAGATGTGACTGTTTCTCAAGTTAAGATCGACGAAAAGTATATGGCAACTACATTTATCAAAGAACTGATCGATAAAGGGAAGTGA
- a CDS encoding helix-hairpin-helix domain-containing protein, translating to MYRKKDMINELWQNFITKHKVFLLSLGSVLMVVLSGLAFVWWNKPVPKENFLGPTQTTKIEHHRIATKAKYIFVDVKGAVKVPGLYKILASKRVGDAIALAGGVNAEADSSQVNFAKKLSDQMVIYVSKQGEQTAQTTDPTKQAPASTTLESSTSEDDQTKFDLNQVDKQQLMQIDGIGEKKAEQIILYRKQHQGFKQLAELKNVTGIGEKLYQVLSSRLKV from the coding sequence ATGTATCGAAAAAAAGACATGATAAATGAACTTTGGCAAAATTTCATAACGAAGCATAAGGTTTTCTTGTTGAGTTTAGGAAGTGTTTTGATGGTGGTGCTCAGTGGGCTCGCTTTTGTATGGTGGAATAAACCAGTGCCAAAAGAGAACTTTCTTGGACCGACGCAAACGACCAAAATCGAACATCATCGTATTGCTACGAAGGCAAAGTATATTTTTGTTGATGTCAAAGGCGCTGTCAAAGTTCCTGGCTTATATAAGATCTTAGCATCTAAACGTGTGGGAGATGCGATCGCGTTAGCTGGTGGAGTCAACGCTGAAGCTGATAGTTCACAAGTAAACTTTGCTAAAAAGTTGAGCGATCAGATGGTGATCTATGTAAGTAAACAAGGAGAACAAACAGCACAAACAACTGATCCTACTAAACAAGCGCCAGCCTCAACCACCCTAGAGTCATCAACAAGTGAAGATGATCAAACTAAATTTGATCTAAATCAAGTCGATAAACAGCAACTGATGCAGATCGATGGGATCGGTGAGAAGAAAGCAGAGCAGATCATTTTATATCGCAAACAACATCAAGGTTTCAAACAATTAGCTGAGTTAAAGAATGTCACCGGGATCGGTGAAAAGTTGTATCAAGTTTTAAGTAGCCGTTTGAAGGTGTAG
- the coaD gene encoding pantetheine-phosphate adenylyltransferase yields the protein MRAIFPGSFDPVTNGHLDVIARAARLFDEVFVVILTNTSKTPLFTATERLVMLEEATKNLKNVVVQVKDADLTVNVAEALNAGVIVRAVRNALDLEYERNIAQMNKTLAPKLETILLMTDPKYSHLSSTLVKEVAQFGGDFSELVPPNVALALAQKNK from the coding sequence ATGAGAGCGATCTTTCCAGGAAGTTTTGATCCTGTAACAAATGGGCATTTAGATGTCATTGCGCGTGCAGCAAGACTCTTTGATGAAGTATTTGTTGTGATTTTGACAAATACAAGTAAAACGCCATTATTTACCGCGACGGAACGCTTAGTAATGCTTGAAGAAGCAACGAAAAACTTAAAAAATGTTGTTGTGCAAGTTAAAGATGCTGATCTAACAGTCAATGTTGCTGAAGCATTAAATGCAGGAGTTATCGTTCGTGCTGTAAGAAATGCGCTCGATCTTGAATATGAGCGAAATATTGCTCAGATGAATAAAACTTTAGCGCCTAAGTTAGAAACGATCTTACTGATGACTGATCCTAAGTATAGTCATTTATCTTCGACACTAGTCAAAGAAGTTGCGCAGTTCGGGGGCGATTTTTCTGAGCTAGTTCCTCCCAATGTAGCGCTCGCTTTAGCCCAAAAAAATAAATAA
- the rsmD gene encoding 16S rRNA (guanine(966)-N(2))-methyltransferase RsmD has protein sequence MRIVAGDYGGRRLKAVPGMKTRPTTDKVKEAMFNIIGPYFDGGEVLDLFAGSGGLSIEAVSRGAKKATLIDRQYQAIKTIKENIAVTKETERFEVLKGDANKMVLKLAKAKRSFDYIFLDPPYKEQQIIELMQKLSDLALLNADALIICETDQQAKLPEELPDFTFIKQADYGITELTFYRYQGRENR, from the coding sequence ATGAGGATCGTAGCAGGTGATTATGGTGGGAGAAGATTAAAAGCTGTTCCAGGGATGAAGACTCGACCTACGACTGACAAAGTTAAAGAAGCGATGTTTAATATCATCGGCCCCTACTTTGATGGAGGCGAAGTTTTAGATCTCTTTGCCGGATCTGGTGGTCTTAGTATCGAAGCAGTCTCAAGAGGCGCCAAAAAAGCGACTTTGATCGACCGACAGTATCAAGCGATCAAAACGATCAAAGAAAATATCGCAGTAACAAAAGAAACAGAGCGTTTTGAAGTACTCAAAGGAGACGCCAATAAGATGGTGCTTAAATTAGCTAAAGCTAAGCGGAGTTTTGATTACATTTTTTTAGATCCTCCTTATAAAGAACAACAGATCATTGAATTGATGCAAAAATTGAGTGATCTAGCACTATTGAATGCTGATGCTTTAATTATTTGTGAAACTGACCAGCAAGCTAAATTACCAGAAGAACTCCCTGATTTCACTTTCATCAAGCAGGCTGATTATGGGATCACGGAGCTGACGTTTTATCGGTATCAAGGAAGGGAGAACAGATGA
- a CDS encoding YlbG family protein, translated as MMFEIKQRRGVIVYLHHLRQSKQLRRYGSIQYVSRKMKYALLYMDEVDVEKTVAKLKQLRFVKRVELSQRPELKTEFDEQGKKAYKLTEEDQEKFDR; from the coding sequence ATGATGTTTGAAATAAAGCAGCGACGTGGTGTTATTGTTTACTTACATCATTTACGACAAAGTAAGCAATTACGACGTTACGGTAGTATTCAGTATGTTTCACGAAAGATGAAGTATGCATTACTTTACATGGATGAAGTAGATGTTGAAAAAACAGTGGCTAAGTTGAAACAATTGAGATTTGTCAAACGTGTTGAACTTTCACAAAGACCAGAACTTAAAACAGAGTTTGATGAACAAGGAAAAAAAGCGTATAAATTAACGGAAGAAGATCAAGAAAAATTTGATCGTTAA
- a CDS encoding CAP-associated domain-containing protein, whose product MLIFVLTLSICYGVALFDRPKEQVDLQTAPKTDRKATSPKIDKLPTKGLVRYIGAPNSSFKARFGEPSQSFRSVENITWYQYQPDNDSLLLVGVNNYDDRICSLYQFGAFEQTAKLHVGMSMPQLLKLVALSTDFRLTLNEQPVQLSLTEADLVKRPLLAFKNGSYAICYFEAGKIKAIQYLDKNELLRSQTYKVRSKTPLPVRYSGMITWEDEQIALEQSTFELLSFERKQGIFIESEAAEQVATRVITTLSQAPKKYLSEKQAKRYQRLENERFADTKSLFLMPKEIAPKLLKDAGVDQNEYEIYLGMPVLDPAQLAVASTGKEHTFWQGIVTSKSEHLGLKYDHGLLVVVLEK is encoded by the coding sequence GTGCTTATTTTTGTGCTAACGTTGAGTATATGCTACGGGGTAGCACTTTTTGATCGACCTAAAGAACAAGTCGATCTTCAAACGGCACCCAAAACAGATCGCAAAGCGACTTCACCTAAAATAGATAAATTGCCAACAAAGGGTTTGGTGCGCTATATCGGTGCACCGAACTCTTCTTTTAAAGCACGATTTGGCGAACCAAGTCAGAGTTTTAGAAGCGTTGAAAATATTACATGGTATCAGTATCAGCCCGATAATGATAGTTTGCTTTTAGTTGGTGTCAATAATTATGATGATCGGATCTGCTCACTTTATCAATTTGGTGCTTTTGAGCAAACAGCCAAGCTCCATGTTGGGATGTCAATGCCTCAATTATTAAAATTAGTTGCTCTATCAACTGATTTTAGATTAACTTTAAATGAGCAACCAGTTCAGCTCAGTTTGACAGAAGCTGATCTAGTCAAAAGACCGCTACTTGCTTTTAAGAATGGTAGTTATGCGATCTGCTATTTTGAAGCTGGTAAGATCAAGGCGATCCAGTATTTAGATAAAAATGAACTTTTACGAAGTCAAACATATAAAGTTCGCTCAAAAACTCCATTACCTGTTCGTTATAGTGGGATGATAACATGGGAAGATGAACAAATAGCTTTAGAACAAAGTACTTTTGAACTTTTATCTTTTGAACGAAAACAAGGGATCTTTATTGAAAGTGAAGCCGCTGAGCAAGTTGCGACAAGGGTCATAACGACCTTGTCGCAAGCGCCAAAGAAGTATTTAAGTGAAAAACAAGCTAAACGTTATCAGCGGTTAGAAAATGAACGCTTTGCAGATACTAAAAGTTTATTTTTAATGCCAAAAGAGATCGCACCTAAGCTTTTGAAAGATGCTGGGGTCGATCAAAATGAGTATGAGATCTATTTAGGAATGCCTGTGCTTGATCCTGCACAACTTGCTGTTGCCTCTACGGGAAAAGAACACACTTTTTGGCAAGGAATAGTGACTAGCAAAAGTGAGCATCTAGGTTTGAAATATGACCATGGCTTGCTTGTAGTCGTGCTTGAAAAGTAA
- a CDS encoding pyruvate carboxylase has product MKKILVANRGEIAIRIIRACHELNLETVAIYAKEDEYGVHRFRADESYLVGAGKKPIEAYLDMDDIIRIAKKTGADAIHPGYGFLSENEVFAQKCADADITFIGPTVEQLQMFGDKIEAKEVAHAAGLKTIPGTEDPVRSITEVRDFADKYGYPIMVKAALGGGGRGMRIVYSADELEEAYNRARSEAMQSFGDDELYVEKYLQGPKHIEVQILGDQHGNILHLFERDCSVQRRHQKVIEFAPSITLDDARRKEICDAAVRLAKSVNYQNAGTVEFLVTDDDFYFIEVNPRVQVEHTVTEMITEIDIVQSQLLIAAGKDLFKDLKLPKQDELTYHGCAIQCRITTEDPENNFMPDTGKIETYRSPGGFGVRLDGGNAYAGAVVTPFYDSLLVKTCVQARSFSEAVAKMDRVLREFKIRGVKTNIDFMRNVINHPLFDAGQANTTFIDKTPELFAFERKPKTTNQLLKYIGDVTVNGFPGVKQHKKVFVPDIKLTDTFTPTETINAKQVFDDLGVEATMKWVKDQKEVLLTDTSMRDAHQSLFATRMRTKDMAPVIEVYDKALPDLFSAEVWGGATFDVAYRFLNEDPWERLRYMREKMPHTLLQMLLRGSNAVGYQNYPDNVLKAFIEKSATNGIDVFRIFDSLNWIEQMEKSIQYVRETGKIAEGTMCYTGDILAKDETKYTLAYYEKLAKQLVDAGAQMIGIKDMAGLLKPKAAYELVGALKEKVAVPIHLHTHDTTGNGVSTYVAATKAGVDIVDVAMSSLSGTTSQPSLGSFYYALEEDPRQPKVNIENAEKVNRYWQGVKPFYQDFMNGMTSPQTDIYQTGMPGGQYSNLQQQAKALGIDDFELVKKTYRIVNELLGDIIKVTPSSKVVGDFAIFMIQNELTKENILERGKTLDFPESVVDFFAGDLGQPYGGFPTELQKVVLKDKKAITVRPGSLAKPVDFEKKELELTEKIKRKPTQEEVLSYILYPDVFLGYEENTKRFGSMNVLDTTTFYQGMRPGETIRVKFRPGRSSIIRLDSISEADEDGNRSLFFSVNGQNLQIVIHDKSKEAKVNAIPKAEPTNPNHIGATLSGSVLNVLVSKDQVVKKGEPLIVTEAMKMETTIKAPFDGKVTHIYVKDGDVLASQDLLLELEPVKEK; this is encoded by the coding sequence ATGAAAAAAATCTTAGTCGCTAATCGGGGCGAGATCGCGATCCGGATCATTCGTGCTTGTCACGAACTGAATTTAGAAACAGTTGCGATCTATGCTAAAGAAGATGAATATGGTGTTCATCGTTTTCGGGCCGATGAATCTTATCTTGTTGGTGCGGGTAAAAAACCGATCGAAGCTTATCTTGATATGGATGATATCATTCGGATCGCTAAGAAAACTGGAGCTGATGCGATCCATCCAGGCTATGGCTTTTTATCTGAAAATGAAGTGTTTGCCCAAAAATGTGCTGATGCTGATATTACCTTTATTGGACCGACAGTTGAACAGTTACAAATGTTTGGTGATAAGATCGAAGCAAAAGAAGTTGCCCACGCAGCTGGCTTAAAAACGATCCCTGGGACAGAAGACCCAGTTCGTTCGATCACAGAAGTGCGTGATTTTGCTGATAAATACGGGTATCCGATCATGGTCAAGGCTGCTTTAGGTGGTGGTGGTCGTGGAATGCGGATCGTTTATAGTGCTGATGAGCTCGAAGAAGCTTATAACCGAGCTCGCAGTGAAGCGATGCAATCTTTTGGGGATGATGAACTCTATGTTGAAAAATATTTGCAAGGACCTAAACATATCGAAGTTCAGATCTTAGGCGACCAACATGGAAATATCTTGCATTTATTTGAAAGAGATTGTTCTGTTCAAAGACGTCATCAAAAGGTGATCGAATTTGCCCCAAGTATTACGTTAGATGATGCACGTCGAAAAGAGATCTGCGATGCAGCAGTTAGATTAGCCAAAAGTGTCAATTACCAAAATGCAGGGACCGTTGAATTCTTAGTGACAGACGATGATTTTTATTTTATTGAAGTCAATCCACGTGTCCAAGTCGAACATACAGTAACAGAAATGATCACTGAGATCGATATCGTTCAATCTCAGCTCTTGATCGCGGCTGGCAAAGATCTTTTTAAAGACTTAAAATTACCGAAACAAGATGAGTTGACTTATCATGGATGTGCGATCCAATGTCGGATCACGACTGAAGATCCTGAAAACAACTTCATGCCTGATACAGGAAAGATCGAGACATATCGTTCTCCTGGTGGCTTTGGTGTGCGTCTAGATGGTGGGAACGCTTATGCTGGAGCAGTAGTGACTCCATTTTATGATTCATTATTAGTTAAAACTTGTGTTCAAGCTCGAAGTTTTAGTGAAGCTGTTGCTAAGATGGATCGGGTCTTACGAGAATTCAAGATCCGAGGCGTAAAAACGAATATTGATTTTATGCGGAATGTTATCAACCATCCGCTGTTTGATGCTGGGCAAGCCAATACGACTTTTATCGATAAGACACCAGAACTTTTTGCTTTTGAGCGTAAACCAAAAACGACTAACCAACTTTTGAAATATATCGGAGATGTAACAGTCAATGGTTTCCCAGGGGTTAAACAGCATAAAAAAGTGTTTGTGCCAGATATCAAATTAACAGATACATTTACACCAACTGAAACGATCAACGCTAAACAAGTTTTCGATGACCTTGGTGTTGAGGCAACGATGAAATGGGTCAAAGATCAAAAAGAAGTTTTATTGACAGATACTTCTATGCGTGATGCGCACCAGAGTTTATTTGCAACGCGTATGCGGACAAAAGATATGGCACCTGTGATCGAAGTTTACGATAAAGCTTTACCTGATCTCTTTTCAGCCGAAGTTTGGGGCGGAGCGACTTTTGATGTGGCTTATCGTTTCTTGAATGAGGATCCATGGGAAAGATTACGTTATATGCGTGAAAAGATGCCACATACGTTATTGCAAATGTTACTGCGAGGGTCAAACGCTGTTGGTTATCAAAATTATCCTGATAATGTTTTGAAAGCCTTTATTGAGAAAAGTGCTACTAACGGGATCGATGTTTTTCGGATCTTTGATAGTTTGAACTGGATCGAACAAATGGAAAAAAGTATCCAGTATGTCCGAGAAACTGGTAAGATCGCGGAAGGAACGATGTGTTACACTGGGGATATTTTGGCTAAAGATGAAACAAAATATACTTTGGCATATTATGAAAAATTAGCAAAACAGCTCGTTGATGCTGGGGCACAAATGATCGGTATCAAAGACATGGCAGGCCTTTTGAAACCAAAAGCTGCTTATGAGTTAGTAGGAGCGTTGAAAGAAAAGGTCGCCGTTCCGATCCATTTGCATACGCATGATACGACTGGAAATGGCGTCTCGACTTATGTCGCCGCTACTAAAGCGGGAGTTGATATCGTCGATGTAGCGATGAGCTCACTTTCAGGAACAACGAGTCAACCAAGTTTAGGAAGTTTTTACTATGCACTTGAAGAAGATCCACGGCAGCCAAAAGTAAATATAGAAAATGCTGAAAAGGTCAACCGTTATTGGCAAGGAGTCAAACCATTCTATCAAGACTTTATGAATGGGATGACTTCACCGCAAACAGATATTTATCAAACTGGGATGCCAGGTGGACAGTATTCTAATTTACAACAACAAGCTAAAGCATTGGGGATCGACGATTTTGAACTAGTGAAAAAGACTTATCGGATCGTCAATGAGTTATTGGGCGATATCATCAAAGTAACTCCAAGTTCTAAAGTCGTTGGGGATTTTGCGATCTTCATGATCCAAAATGAATTAACAAAAGAAAATATTTTGGAGCGTGGAAAAACTCTTGATTTTCCAGAATCAGTCGTGGATTTCTTTGCAGGAGATCTAGGTCAGCCATATGGTGGTTTTCCAACAGAATTACAAAAAGTCGTCTTAAAAGACAAAAAGGCGATCACTGTTCGACCAGGTAGTTTAGCGAAACCAGTTGACTTTGAGAAAAAGGAACTTGAGTTGACAGAGAAGATCAAACGCAAGCCGACCCAAGAAGAAGTTTTGAGTTATATTTTATATCCAGATGTTTTCTTAGGTTATGAAGAAAATACTAAACGTTTTGGTTCGATGAACGTTTTGGACACAACGACATTCTATCAAGGGATGCGTCCAGGAGAGACGATCCGCGTTAAATTTAGACCAGGACGTTCTTCGATCATCCGCTTAGATTCGATCTCGGAAGCTGATGAAGATGGTAACCGAAGTCTATTCTTCTCAGTCAACGGACAGAACTTGCAGATCGTGATCCATGACAAGAGCAAAGAAGCTAAAGTCAATGCGATCCCGAAAGCAGAACCAACTAATCCAAATCATATTGGCGCAACGCTTAGTGGCTCGGTCTTGAATGTATTAGTAAGTAAAGATCAAGTCGTTAAAAAAGGTGAGCCTTTGATCGTTACCGAAGCGATGAAGATGGAAACAACGATCAAAGCACCATTTGATGGTAAAGTCACGCATATTTATGTCAAAGATGGCGATGTTTTAGCGAGTCAAGACTTGCTTCTTGAATTAGAACCAGTCAAAGAAAAATAA
- a CDS encoding FtsW/RodA/SpoVE family cell cycle protein, whose translation MIKKLQNQLKYFDYGLFIPFILLALIGVVMVYSASSINLSYVTGNTMKYFIRQLIYALLGTGLVLTMAHSRPKHWWSLYVLVGGWFILMGLLVVAKFFTDAVNGANGWINLKVISIQPSEICKLYLVLLLAKVFTIYTEKGGHILRRKWAIKDLNFLERLNLFVPEMVISFAVLAMLGMIGSAPDFGGLGINFMIVLVMFLAYANYNYRFNVTLIIGGVTFAGIVAYFMQFTTFLNNSRIGYIIRRFTAVFDPFKYENSSGKQLVNSFYAVSNGGLFGRGIGESIQKRGYLPEPYTDFILSIISEELGVIGVTVVLCLLAWMILRIFLIGIRAKSTYAMYFCYGIGTFFAVETFFNVGGAIGLMPLTGVTLPFISYGGSSMIVLAIALGMVMNISARQKRGTEIEIFGK comes from the coding sequence ATGATTAAAAAGTTACAAAATCAATTGAAATACTTCGATTATGGGCTTTTTATCCCCTTTATCCTATTAGCGCTCATCGGGGTCGTAATGGTTTATTCTGCGAGTTCGATCAATTTATCTTACGTGACTGGCAATACGATGAAGTATTTCATTCGCCAGTTGATCTATGCTCTTTTAGGGACGGGCTTAGTTTTGACTATGGCTCATAGTAGACCTAAGCATTGGTGGAGTTTGTACGTTTTGGTCGGTGGTTGGTTTATTTTAATGGGCTTGTTAGTCGTAGCTAAGTTTTTTACAGATGCGGTCAACGGTGCTAACGGTTGGATCAACTTAAAAGTCATCAGTATCCAACCTTCTGAGATCTGTAAACTATACTTAGTCTTACTTTTAGCCAAAGTTTTTACGATCTATACGGAAAAAGGTGGACACATCTTGCGCCGTAAATGGGCAATAAAAGATCTAAACTTCCTTGAGAGGCTCAATTTGTTTGTTCCGGAAATGGTCATCTCATTTGCCGTATTGGCAATGCTTGGGATGATCGGAAGTGCGCCAGACTTTGGCGGTCTGGGGATCAATTTCATGATCGTCTTAGTAATGTTTTTAGCCTACGCCAATTATAATTACCGTTTTAATGTCACTTTGATCATCGGTGGAGTTACTTTTGCCGGGATCGTTGCTTATTTTATGCAGTTTACAACTTTTCTGAACAACTCGAGGATCGGCTATATCATTCGGCGTTTCACTGCTGTGTTTGATCCGTTCAAATACGAAAATTCATCTGGTAAACAGCTTGTCAACTCTTTTTATGCAGTTAGCAATGGAGGACTCTTTGGTAGAGGGATCGGTGAAAGTATCCAAAAAAGAGGGTATCTTCCAGAACCATATACGGACTTTATTTTATCGATCATTTCAGAAGAATTGGGCGTTATCGGCGTAACAGTCGTTTTATGTTTATTAGCTTGGATGATCTTGCGGATCTTTTTGATCGGGATCCGTGCTAAAAGTACATATGCAATGTATTTTTGTTATGGGATCGGAACTTTTTTTGCTGTCGAGACCTTCTTTAATGTTGGGGGGGCGATCGGTCTGATGCCTTTGACCGGCGTTACTCTACCTTTTATCTCCTACGGGGGCTCGAGTATGATCGTCTTAGCGATTGCTTTAGGGATGGTCATGAATATTTCTGCCCGGCAAAAGCGGGGGACTGAGATCGAGATCTTTGGTAAGTAG
- a CDS encoding DUF1507 family protein, whose translation MEKVISKQNALSILEKDATEICQLLGKQRNLLCRTACPAFEEVADTRIYGFSCEVKFLERAGLLSKNEGNALIRALEEKLGAIQAKTVREAGVADD comes from the coding sequence ATGGAAAAAGTTATTTCAAAGCAAAATGCTCTAAGTATTTTGGAAAAAGATGCGACTGAGATCTGTCAGCTTTTAGGCAAACAAAGAAATCTCCTTTGTCGAACTGCTTGTCCGGCATTTGAGGAAGTGGCTGATACAAGGATCTATGGTTTTTCATGTGAAGTCAAATTTTTAGAGCGCGCAGGCTTATTATCTAAAAATGAAGGAAATGCTTTGATCAGAGCGTTAGAGGAAAAATTAGGAGCGATCCAGGCTAAAACAGTAAGAGAGGCTGGCGTTGCTGATGATTAA